Below is a genomic region from Aurantimonas sp. HBX-1.
GGCAAGCCCGTTTTCATCCGGCAGCGGACACCCGAGGAGATCGTGGAAGCCCGCGCGGTGGAACTGGCCGAACTCAAGGACCCGATCGCGCGTAACGCCAACATTCCGGAAGAGGCTCCGGCGACGGACGAGAACCGTTCGGCCGAAGGCCGAGAGCAGTGGCTCGTGATGATCGGCGTCTGCACCCATCTCGGCTGCATTCCGCTCGGTCAAGCCGGTGATTTCGACGGCTGGTTCTGCCCATGTCACGGCTCGGCATACGATACGGCCGGGCGCATCCGGCAGGGACCCGCTCCTACCAACATGGCCATTCCGCCTTTCGCGTTCACGTCCGACACCACCGTCCGCATCGGCTGATCGGTTAGAGGGTACACATCATGAGTGGTCATTCTTCCTACGTGCCATCCAACGGGGTCATGCAGTGGATGGATGCGCGGCTGCCGCTGCCGCGTCTGGTCTACGACTCGTTCGTCGCCTATCCGGTGCCGCGCAACCTGAACTACGCCTACACGTTCGGCGGGATCCTCGCGGTCTTCCTGGTGCTGCAGATCCTCACCGGCGTCGTGCTGGCGATGCACTACGCGGCCTCCTCTGCCCTGGCCTTCGAGTCGGTCGAAAAGATCATGCGGGACGTGAACTGGGGCTGGATGCTGCGCTACATGCACGCCAACGGCGCCTCGTTCTTCTTCATCGCCGTCTATCTCCACATCTTCCGCGGGCTTTACTACGGTTCGTACAAGGCGCCGCGCGAGGTGCTGTGGATCCTTGGCGTGATCATCTTCCTGCTGATGATGGCGACGGCGTTCATGGGCTACGTGCTGCCCTGGGGCCAGATGTCCTTCTGGGGCGCGACGGTCATCACCGGCTTCTTCACCGCCTTCCCGCTGATCGGCGAGCCGATCCAGCAGTTGCTGCTCGGCGGCTTCGCGGTCGACAACGCCACGCTCAACCGCTTCTTCTCGCTGCACTATCTGCTGCCGTTCATGATCGCCGGCGTGGTGATCCTCCACGTCTGGGCGCTGCACGTCACCGGCCAGACCAACCCGACCGGCGTCGAGGTGAAGTCCTCGAAGGACACCGTGCCGTTCACACCGCACGCGACGATCAAGGACGGCTTCGCCATGGTCGTCTTCCTGGCGATCTTTGCGTATTTCGTTTTCTATCTGCCGAACTTTCTCGGCCATCCCGACAACTACATCGAGGCGAACTCGCTGAAGACGCCGTCGCACATCGTGCCGGAGTGGTACTTCCTGCCGTTCTACGCCATGCTGCGCGCCATCACCTTCAACATCGGACCGATCGATTCCAAGCTCGGCGGCGTGCTGGTGATGTTCGGCTCGATCATCGTGCTGTTCTTCGTCCCCTGGCTCGACACGTCGCGGGTGCGCTCGTCGGTGTTCCGGCCGATGTACAAGATCTTCTTCTGGATCTTCGCGGCAGACTGCGTGTTCCTCGGCTGGCTCGGCGCCAAGCCGGCGGAAGGTCTCTACACGATGCTGGCCCTGTTCGGGACGATCTACTACTTCGCCCATTTCCTGATCGTCATGCCGGTGCTCGGGCTGGTGGAAAAGCCCAGGAAGCTTCCGAACTCGATCACCGAGGCGGTGCTGGCCAAGAACGGCGCGCGCGGGACACCGGTCGGTGCGGCCGCGTCCCCGGAAACCCACGGCTGACCTGACGGTTCGAAGAGAGACATATCCATGAAAAGACTCCTGTCAGTTCTTCTCGCCGCCGGCCTGCTCTTCGGCCCGGTGGCGGTCGCCGGCGCGCAAGACGGCCAGGGCCCGGTCGAGAACGATGCGGCCGAGACCGAAGCCGCGGCAACGGCCGAAGACCCCGCTGCCGAAGTCGCCGAAGAGGGGCATGCCGAGACGCCGCATTACCCGCTGGAGCACCCGGAGGAACTCGACTGGACCTTTGCCGGCCCGTTCGGCCATTGGGACCTCGCCCAGCTGCAGCGCGGCCTGAAGGTCTACACGGAGGCCTGCTCCGTGTGCCACTCGATGAACCTCGTGTCGATGCGCTCGCTGGCCGACCTCGGCTACAGCGAGGAGCAGGTGCAGGCCTTCGCCGCCCAGTACCAGGTGCAGGACGGCCCGGATGCGTCAGGCGAGATGTTCGAGCGTCCCGGCACGCCATCTGACCGCTTCCCGGCGCCATTCCCCAATCCCGAGGCGGCCGCCGCCGCCAATAACGGTGCCGTGCCGCCGGACTTCTCGCTGCTCGCCAAGGCGCGCGCCGTCGAGCGGGGCTTCCCGACCTTCGTCTTCGACATCTTCACGCAGTACCAGGAAGCCGGCGTCGACTATATCCATGCCTTGCTGACCGGCTATGAGGACGAGGCGCCGGCAGGGATCGAGATCCAGCCGGGCACGTATTACAACCCGCACTACATTGCCGGGCCGGCGCTCGCCATGCCGCCACCGCTCTCGGACGATCAGATCGAATACACCGACGGCGCGCCGCAGACGGTCGACCAGTATGCCCGCGACGTCGCAGCCTTCATGATGTGGGCGGCCGAGCCGCACCTCGTCGAGCGCAAGGCAACCGGCTTCGTGGTGATGATCTTCCTGGTCATCTTCGCGGTGATGATGTTCCTGGTGAAGCGCCGGGTCTGGGCGAACACCCCGCACTGACCCGCACCGCTCCCGACGACATGCTGGAAAAGGGGGCTACGGCTCCCTTTTTCTTTGCCGGCGGGTCGTGCGAGATTGCGGCCGGCGTGCCGAAGACCGGGCCTGAGGAGACTACCGATGTATATCGCGATGAACCGCTTCAAGGTCTTGCCGGGATCGGAAGCCGACTTCGAGACGCTGTGGATAAGCCGCGAGTCGAAGCTCCCGGAAGTGCCCGGCTTCGTCGAGTTCCACCTCCTCAAGGGGCCGGAGCGCGAGGGCCACCGGCTCTATTCCTCGCACACGGTCTGGCAGGACTATTCGTCCTTCGAGGCCTGGACGAAGTCGGAGGCGTTCCGTGCCGCCCATGGCGGCGCCGGCAGCACCAAGCCGCTCTACGAGGGCCATCCGCAGTTCGAGGGCTTCGAGGTCATCCAGACCATCGGCAAGGACAACTGAGATGACGGTCGATGCCGCTCGTGCCGGACATGAGCCGACGGATTTCGCCGCGGCGATCCGCACCATTCCCGACTATCCCAAGCCTGGCATCCTGTTCCGCGACATCACCACGCTGCTGGCCGACCCGGCGAGCTTCAGCGCCGCCGTCGACGCGCTGGTCGCCGGCCACCGCGACGACCGGGTCGACCTCGTCGCCGGCATCGAGGCGCGGGGCTTCATCCTCGGCGGGGCGCTGGCGCACCAGCTTGCCGCCGGCTTCGTGCCGATCCGCAAGAAGGGCAAGCTGCCGCACGACACGGTGCGCATCGCCTACAGCCTCGAATACGGCGTCGACGAGATGGAGATGCACCGCGACGCGGTGCGGCCGGGCCAGCGCGTGCTCTTGACCGACGACCTCATCGCCACCGGCGGCACCGCCGAAGGCGCCGTCCGACTGCTGCGCGAGCTCGGCGCCGAGATCGTCGCCGCCTGCTTCGTCATCGACCTGCCGGATCTCGGCGGCCGCCGCAAGCTCGAGGCGATGGGGGTCGAGGTGCGGACGCTGGTGGCGTTCGAAGGCCATTGACGGAGCCGCGACGCGACGCGGCCGACGCCGTGCCGCATTTCGACGACCGCTTCTACGCCGAGTTCCTGACCCTGCTGCGCTGGCGCCGCGACGTCCGCGGCTTCGATCCCCGGCCGGTGCCGGATGACGAACTGGCACTGGCGCTCGCCGCCTGCGACCTCGCCCCGTCAGTCGGCAACAGCCAGCCCTGGCGCTTCGTCTCGGTCGCAGATCCCGCCCGCCGTGCGGCGGTGAGCGAAAGCTTCCGGCGCTGCAACGCCGCGGCGCTGGCATCCCAGCCCGACGACAGGGCAGGGCTCTATGCCCGTCTGAAGCTGGAGGGGCTGGACGCAGCACCCATCCATCTCGCGGTGTTCTGCGACGAGGCCACCACCCAGGGCCACGGGCTCGGCATCCGCACCATGCGCGAGATGCTGCGCTACTCCGTGGTCACCGCGATCCATAATTTCTGGCTTGCCGCCCGCTGCCGGGGCCTCGGGGTCGGCTGGGTGTCGATCCTCGAGCCGGAGGTCGTCACGGCGGCACTGAACGTGCCGGCGGACTGGCAGCTGGTCGCCTATCTCTGCGTCGGCTATCCGCGCACGCCGGACGACGTGCCGGAGCTGGAGCGCGAGGGCTGGCAGGCCCGCAGCGATGGCCGTGGACGACTGGTCGAGCGCTGAGCCGTGTCTGCGCCGCCGCGACGGCGCTGCTCAGTCGGTGCCGTAGAACGCCGCCGCGTCGAAGGAGAACACCCGCTCGCCCG
It encodes:
- a CDS encoding antibiotic biosynthesis monooxygenase; amino-acid sequence: MYIAMNRFKVLPGSEADFETLWISRESKLPEVPGFVEFHLLKGPEREGHRLYSSHTVWQDYSSFEAWTKSEAFRAAHGGAGSTKPLYEGHPQFEGFEVIQTIGKDN
- a CDS encoding adenine phosphoribosyltransferase, with translation MTVDAARAGHEPTDFAAAIRTIPDYPKPGILFRDITTLLADPASFSAAVDALVAGHRDDRVDLVAGIEARGFILGGALAHQLAAGFVPIRKKGKLPHDTVRIAYSLEYGVDEMEMHRDAVRPGQRVLLTDDLIATGGTAEGAVRLLRELGAEIVAACFVIDLPDLGGRRKLEAMGVEVRTLVAFEGH
- the petA gene encoding ubiquinol-cytochrome c reductase iron-sulfur subunit: MSVNDTAEPTRRDFLYIATGAVGAVGVASFLWPFIDQMNPDAATLALASIDVDVSQVAVGQSITVKWRGKPVFIRQRTPEEIVEARAVELAELKDPIARNANIPEEAPATDENRSAEGREQWLVMIGVCTHLGCIPLGQAGDFDGWFCPCHGSAYDTAGRIRQGPAPTNMAIPPFAFTSDTTVRIG
- the bluB gene encoding 5,6-dimethylbenzimidazole synthase produces the protein MTEPRRDAADAVPHFDDRFYAEFLTLLRWRRDVRGFDPRPVPDDELALALAACDLAPSVGNSQPWRFVSVADPARRAAVSESFRRCNAAALASQPDDRAGLYARLKLEGLDAAPIHLAVFCDEATTQGHGLGIRTMREMLRYSVVTAIHNFWLAARCRGLGVGWVSILEPEVVTAALNVPADWQLVAYLCVGYPRTPDDVPELEREGWQARSDGRGRLVER
- a CDS encoding cytochrome b N-terminal domain-containing protein gives rise to the protein MSGHSSYVPSNGVMQWMDARLPLPRLVYDSFVAYPVPRNLNYAYTFGGILAVFLVLQILTGVVLAMHYAASSALAFESVEKIMRDVNWGWMLRYMHANGASFFFIAVYLHIFRGLYYGSYKAPREVLWILGVIIFLLMMATAFMGYVLPWGQMSFWGATVITGFFTAFPLIGEPIQQLLLGGFAVDNATLNRFFSLHYLLPFMIAGVVILHVWALHVTGQTNPTGVEVKSSKDTVPFTPHATIKDGFAMVVFLAIFAYFVFYLPNFLGHPDNYIEANSLKTPSHIVPEWYFLPFYAMLRAITFNIGPIDSKLGGVLVMFGSIIVLFFVPWLDTSRVRSSVFRPMYKIFFWIFAADCVFLGWLGAKPAEGLYTMLALFGTIYYFAHFLIVMPVLGLVEKPRKLPNSITEAVLAKNGARGTPVGAAASPETHG
- a CDS encoding cytochrome c1, with the translated sequence MKRLLSVLLAAGLLFGPVAVAGAQDGQGPVENDAAETEAAATAEDPAAEVAEEGHAETPHYPLEHPEELDWTFAGPFGHWDLAQLQRGLKVYTEACSVCHSMNLVSMRSLADLGYSEEQVQAFAAQYQVQDGPDASGEMFERPGTPSDRFPAPFPNPEAAAAANNGAVPPDFSLLAKARAVERGFPTFVFDIFTQYQEAGVDYIHALLTGYEDEAPAGIEIQPGTYYNPHYIAGPALAMPPPLSDDQIEYTDGAPQTVDQYARDVAAFMMWAAEPHLVERKATGFVVMIFLVIFAVMMFLVKRRVWANTPH